The genomic stretch GGCGGGGAAGATGTGTAGGAGTAGTGGTGCAAAGTTTTAAGTCATGAGTAGCCGTTGTTCAGTAGGTTGTCTTATGCCAAAGGCACAAGCAACAAACTGATGGGCACAGCAAAAAACTGTCGTCCAGTCACCCGAAACGGCAACACCCGCTCCCCACTGTAAAACACCAACCCCGCCTCCAACCTATCCCCCACAAACGCCGCCAACTGCGCCAACCCCTTGAAATCCGCCTCGCCCACCGAAGCCGACGCTTTGATTTCAATCCCGATCAGCTTGCCGCCGCTGCGTTCCAGCACAATATCCACCTCGTTTTTGCTGGTATCACGGAAGTGGTAAACACCAACTTCCTCCTCCGCCCAGCCCATGTGCTTGAAGCATTCCATCACGATAAGGCTTTCCAGCAGGTTGCCAAAAATGGCGGAAGTCGCCAGTTGCCGCGCTGTCTTAAGACCGAGCAAATGGCAAGCCAGCCCGGTATCCACCATGTGCAGCTTCGGCATTCCCACGGTTTCGCGTTTTGCGCTGTTTTTCACAAACGGGGAAATACGCTTGATGATAAACATCCATTCCAACGCCTCGATATAAGAGCGGATGACTTGATCGTTTTGCGCCAAAGCGTTGGCAACACTGGCATATTTCAGCAAATTGCCACTCAAGCCCGCGAGGTAGGGAATCAAGGCTTGCAGCTTGGCATGATATTCCCCTCGCGCCGCGTACAGCGTTTCAAAGTCCTTGAACAAACGCCCCTGAATGTAGGATTTGAACCAGATGGATTTGCCGCGCGTGCTTTTGCTTTGCACTTCCGGGTAGCCGCCATCCAGCAGGATTTGCGCCAGTTGTTCGCGCATGCCCGCTTGATGGCTGGGGTGAGTTCTGGCGCATACTGGAATTCATCCAGCACCAAATTCTGCCCGGCAAAGGACTGGATAAAACCGTGGGGGTCATTGTGTGCCGCTGCCGCTACGGCTTCCTCATCCAGCGACAGGTATTGCATTCCACGCTCGGCGGCAATCATTTTGGCAAGCGTAGTCTTGCCTGCCTGCCGTGGCCCGGTTAGGTAAAGAATCCTGAATTCTGCCAGCAATTCCAGCAGAAAGGGTGTGCTGTTACGTTGATACATGCGGATTCCTCGTCACCTTAATACGAGAAATACTAGACCTTAATACGATTTTCGGGAACCCTTATCACGAGAAATCGGCGTGCTTAATACGAGTTTTTGATAAATAATCTCATAAAAATCAGTTTTCTAGAAAATTTCTTTGCAAAAAGAGCTACTGTAACAACCACTGATTCGGATCAACATAAAACAGCTTGTTCCAAGCCTGCGGCACACTCGCGTTATACAGCCACGGCTGCGGGTAAGGCGTGCGGATGGCGTAATGCAAGTGCGGTGGCTTGCCCTTGGCATTGCCCGACGTGCCGACTGTACCCAGTGGTTCACCCGCTTTTACCCAGCGTAACGCTTGCGTATCAATGCGTTGCAGGTGCGCGTAATAATGCAAGCGCCACTTGCCACCCAGCACCAGCACGCTATTGCCACCCATGCTATCCACCCCGGTATGCACCACCAAGCCTTGGGTAGCCGCCAGCACGGGCGTGCCTTCCTTGGCGAAAATGTCGATGCCTTTGTGTGTGCCGGAACGTCCCCACGGGTAATACCAGAACGATTGCGGGTTCCAGTCTGCCGCCGTCGCGCCGCTGACCGGGATGCGCGGTGTTTCGGGCAGTAATGCAACCGCCGCCACGAATGCTAGTAATAATGCCAGCAAGGTCTTTTTCATCGCCTATCCTTTGCGTGCTTGTGTGTCTGCACAGCATAAGCATAGGTTTTGCAGAAATACCTCAATCAATACGGAAAGTTTGTGCAGAGTTAGCCGTTTGTCGTTTAAACCGTTTTGGCTGGGCTTGCGTTGTTACTTTTCGGCTAAACAGGCAGACTACGCAGGTGAGTAATACGTCATGCTCAAGAAAGGAGTTTTCATGCTGACTGTCAAGATTGTTGAACCGCT from Thiothrix litoralis encodes the following:
- a CDS encoding DUF4143 domain-containing protein gives rise to the protein MFKDFETLYAARGEYHAKLQALIPYLAGLSGNLLKYASVANALAQNDQVIRSYIEALEWMFIIKRISPFVKNSAKRETVGMPKLHMVDTGLACHLLGLKTARQLATSAIFGNLLESLIVMECFKHMGWAEEEVGVYHFRDTSKNEVDIVLERSGGKLIGIEIKASASVGEADFKGLAQLAAFVGDRLEAGLVFYSGERVLPFRVTGRQFFAVPISLLLVPLA
- a CDS encoding AAA family ATPase, which gives rise to MYQRNSTPFLLELLAEFRILYLTGPRQAGKTTLAKMIAAERGMQYLSLDEEAVAAAAHNDPHGFIQSFAGQNLVLDEFQYAPELTPAIKRACANNWRKSCWMAATRKCKAKARAANPSGSNPTFRGVCSRTLKRCTRREGNIMPSCKP
- a CDS encoding M23 family metallopeptidase, with protein sequence MKKTLLALLLAFVAAVALLPETPRIPVSGATAADWNPQSFWYYPWGRSGTHKGIDIFAKEGTPVLAATQGLVVHTGVDSMGGNSVLVLGGKWRLHYYAHLQRIDTQALRWVKAGEPLGTVGTSGNAKGKPPHLHYAIRTPYPQPWLYNASVPQAWNKLFYVDPNQWLLQ